A portion of the Heptranchias perlo isolate sHepPer1 unplaced genomic scaffold, sHepPer1.hap1 HAP1_SCAFFOLD_64, whole genome shotgun sequence genome contains these proteins:
- the LOC137317914 gene encoding histone H3-like, translating to MARTKQTARKSTGGKAPRKQLATKAARKSAPATGGVKKPHRYRPGTVALREIRRYQKSTELLIRKLPFQRLVREIAQDFKTDLRFQSSAIMALQEASEAYLVGLFEDTNLCAIHAKRVTIMPKDIQLARRIRGERA from the coding sequence ATGGCCAGAACCAAGCAGACAGCGCGCAAATCGACTGGCGGGAAAGCccctcgcaaacagttggctaccaaagcggccaggaagagcgctccagccacgggcggagtgaagaagcctcatcgctacagacccggcactgtggctctgagggagatccgccgctaccagaaatccaccgagctgctcatccgcaaactgcccttccagcgcctggtgcgagagatcgctcaggatttcaagacagacctgcgcttccagagctcggccatcatggccctgcaggaggccagcgaggcttacctggtggggctgtttgaggacaccaacctgtgcgccatccacgccaagcgagtcaccatcatgcccaaagacatccagctggcccgccgcatccgcggggagcgcgcctaa
- the LOC137317958 gene encoding histone H1-like — protein MTDTATAETAPSAAAAAQTNAPNKKKAVPRPTGPPLGEQILKIVADCKDRKGISLAAIKKVLAAKGLDVEKHRSQIKLSIKRNVEKGSLVQIKGTGASGSFRVAQKETQAKVVKKVKKQVTKKSPGKKPANKKTAVMKLTAKKPAAKKSAVKKPVAKKSTTKKAAKSPIKKKAAAKKPKTPKPVKAKKVEKARAKPKPKSAKPKKAAGKKK, from the coding sequence atgacagacactgcaaCCGCCGAAACGGCTCCTtctgccgccgccgccgctcaAACCAATGCTCCGAAtaagaagaaggcggttccccgacccaccggtcccccgttgggcgaacagatcctcaagattgtggcggattgcaaggatcgcaaggggatatccctggccgcgataaagaaggttctggctgccaaaggcctggatgtggagaagcaccgGTCCCAGAttaaattaagtatcaagagaaatgtggaaaaaggctccctggtgcagatcaagggcacgggcgcctcgggctccttcagagtcgctcAGAAGGAAACTCAGGCAAAAGTggtaaagaaggtgaagaaacaagtgaccaagaaatctcccggaaagaaaccagcgaACAAAAAAACAGCCGTCAtgaaattaacggccaagaaaccgGCCGCCAAGAAATCAGCGGTCAAGAAACCTGTTGCcaagaaatcgaccacgaaaaaggcggcgaaatcaccaattaagaagaaagcggcggctaagaagcccaagacccccaagccGGTGAAGGCGAAGAAGGTAGAAAAAgcgagggccaagcccaagccgaagtcagcaaagcccaagaaagcagcgggcaaaaagaagtaa
- the LOC137318016 gene encoding histone H2B 1/2-like, producing MPEDKKAAPKKGAKKTLSKAPAKGGKKRRKSRKESYSIYVYKVMKQVHPDTGISSKAMSIMNSFVNDIFERIAGEASRLAHYNKRHTISSREIQTAVRLLLPGELAKHAVSEGTKAVTKYTSSK from the coding sequence atgcctgaggacaagaaagcagctcccaagaagggcgccaagaaaaccttgagtaaagcaccagccaagggcggcaagaagcggagaaagtcgaggaaggagagttactccatctacgtctacaaagtgatgaagcaggttcaccccgacaccggcatctcctcaaaggccatgagcatcatgaactcctttgtgaacgatattttcgagcgcatcgcgggtgaggcttcccgcctggcccattataataaacgccacaccatcagctcccgggagatccagaccgctgtGCGCCTGTTGCTGCCCGGAGAACTGGCCaaacacgccgtgtcggaagggacaaaggcggtgaccaagtacaccagctccaagtaa
- the LOC137317918 gene encoding histone H2A-like: MSGRGKTGGKARAKAKSRSSRAGLQFPVGRVHRLLRKGNYAERVGAGAPVYLAAVLEYLTAEILELAGNAARDNKKTRIIPRHLQLAIRNDEELNKLLGRVTIAQGGVLPNIQAVLLPKKTSNVSSKSK; the protein is encoded by the coding sequence atgtctggaagaggaaaaaccggcgggaaagctcgggccaaggccaagtctcgctcatcccgggccggactgcagttccctgtgggtcgtgttcacaggctcctgcgaaaggggaactatgctgaacgtgtgggtgccggagccccggtctatctggctgctgtgctcgagtatctgacggctgaaatcctcgagctggccggcaacgcggcccgcgatAATAAGAAGACCcgtatcatccccagacacctgcagctggccatccgcaacgacgaggagctcaacaagctgctgggacgggtgaccatcgctcagggcggggtgctgccgaatatccaggccgtgctgctgccgaagaaaaccagcaatgtgagctccaagagcaagtaa
- the LOC137317917 gene encoding histone H2A.J-like produces MSGRGKTGGKARAKAKSRSSRAGLQFPVGRVHRHLRKGNYAERVGAGAPVYLAAVLEYLTAEILELAGNAARDNKKTRIIPRHLQLAIRNDEELNKLLGRVTIAQGGVLPNIQAVLLPKKTSSVSTKSK; encoded by the coding sequence atgtctggaagaggaaaaaccggcgggaaagctcgggccaaggccaagtctcgctcatcccgggccggactgcagttccctgtgggccgtgttcacaggcacctgcgaaaggggaactatgctgaacgtgtgggtgccggagccccggtctatctggctgctgtgctcgagtatctgacggctgaaatcctcgagctggccggcaacgcggcccgagacaacaagaagacccgcatcatccccagacacctgcagctggccatccgcaacgacgaggagctcaacaagctgctgggacgggtgaccatcgctcagggcggggtgctgccgaatatccaggccgtgctgctgccgaagaaaaccagcagtgtgagcaccaagagcaagtaa
- the LOC137317947 gene encoding histone H2B 1/2-like: MPEDKKAAPKKGAKKTLSKAPAKGGKKRRKSRKESYSIYIYKVMKQVHPDTGISSKAMGIMNSFVNDIFERIAGEASRLAHYNKRATISSREIQTAVRLLLPGELAKHAVSEGTKAVTKYTSSK; this comes from the coding sequence atgcctgaggacaagaaagcagctcccaagaagggcgccaagaaaaccttgagtaaagcaccagccaagggcggcaagaagcggagaaagtcgaggaaggagagttactccatctacatctacaaagtgatgaagcaggttcaccccgacaccggcatctcctccaaggccatgggcatcatgaactcctttgtgaacgatattttcgagcgcatcgcgggtgaggcttcccgcctggcccattacaacaagcgggcgaccatcagctcccgggagattcagaccgccgtgcgcctgctgctgcccggggaactggccaagcacgctgtgtcggaagggacaaaggcggtgaccaagtacaccagctccaagtaa